The following proteins come from a genomic window of Daphnia carinata strain CSIRO-1 chromosome 6, CSIRO_AGI_Dcar_HiC_V3, whole genome shotgun sequence:
- the LOC130687346 gene encoding LOW QUALITY PROTEIN: nuclear pore complex protein Nup155-like (The sequence of the model RefSeq protein was modified relative to this genomic sequence to represent the inferred CDS: substituted 1 base at 1 genomic stop codon): MQSVTGASHKFSSIYTDASVNPYKNDVNSNLSSTAIITSPVSKTMISPLAAIQSTLIPSLEGIDLAGRILEWQLKNDNQFPTLSDQIKIGEAHGVSGLSDVDYPMLEVGPNGQPLLRQMGLVNRIPLPPELVEHFGHMQSYCMMGLFPLIQRAWLSIDSDIYVWTYEDGGDLSYFDGLSEPIIAVELVRPKPGIFQPHIQYLLCLATTVEIVLLGVSFSGSSTNYEEMHLLPEPLFAVPTDGSYIVTITGTANGRIFMGAKDGCIYEFFYQAEEGFFSRKCRKINHSKSTLSYLVPSFINAAFSEEDPIVQMVQDETRHILYTRSEKGTLQVYDLGTNGQAMTRVAAINTNTIVQSAANIARTVDRSSFRPLICIAPIESSESTNLHLVAITASGVRLYFSTLTWRAFNEATPSSRPVALQLVQVRLPPGYAANASPQRPQQVQSALYSHGTTFLATTTASENDVVWTLSNSLFPAAQQLSETQNTLGLDGKTWALAEVTIKRQIDPSIFAPPAPEPPLIVTQHAAGPRKFIFLTTQCCHIVTQLRPVDILRQLLFDASGPDSTAVRAFFQVLREDQACATALILACSTSVQDSQLADWAARAFFLLGGDVKVSPSHLAHPVSSPTSPFVVNSPAHLNSTPSNFHHQPSHFTFSSPESGGVGAFNPNAISTPQMQPYSPHSNTVVTGSGGSDMTDYQFSGRHNGLYLYLGRILRPLWLMPLARDVGKPHQPLLDSVVNSEELLTVLGQLNALKGFVHANIHQNGHQPCEKGRLQEAQMQERKSLLAMKQLLDHTVEVLALWKVLCDHQLHLLGQSLTSEMRMSLKTTLFRDLILSGXDTCIGLINSLIHRYLDDAASTDAISDKLRQVCPSLYRNEDALCTKVNEQLLKARTATMNRMDKERLLEQTLETCKQIPARINLAHVCQQLSACHYFGGVVELCCVVAEKLDPQHRAQQCYSGQQEDPAAVEALLARKNCYQQMCQVLQKLYTAAACHPQSPSVPKSPGPITQTAPQGYDEGLSPLEAQRLADETLSLALQSDDELCHVAIFDWLTDNKWDDKLLEIQSPHLENYLKRQTVGQVNQQQQTDLVAKYDLLWKFYEKSGQFIAAARVLSRLADAHSTAISLPMRIEYLSRAIVCARAAETSSFGNAVQGQFLYEMEEKMDVAKVQSQVLEAVSRLPSRDADTISRLHSDLLDVTQLYEQFAEPQGLWECKLAILHCANHYDAALVTSIWQNVINAEVKKLNNADTETKLATLGSKMKTLGRTYAQSEQFFPLEFLVKTLETYSVRWNGPPGWVVSIMLTAGVSFQRVFAVYNRLYGAKDVVWQAEGKPNHLLQVLADMLNRLVDTSNGGLAALVPTADRRALIGQCVEAVGVYLTDLFCTTHATSPALIAEFRTLQGKLELL; this comes from the exons ATGCAGTCTGTAACGGGCGCGAGtcacaaattttcttcaatttatACAG ATGCTAGTGTCAATCCATATAAAAATGACGTAAACAGCAACTTGTCTTCCACGGCAATCATAACATCACCGGTATCGAAAACAATGATTTCGCCGCTTGCAGCCATCCAATCGACGTTGATTCCGTCGTTGGAAGGCATTGATCTCGCTGGTCGCATTCTTGAATGGCAACTTAAGAATGATAATCAGTTCCCCACACTTTCTGATCAGATAAAGATCGGTGAAG CCCACGGAGTTAGCGGATTGTCAGATGTTGATTATCCTATGCTCGAAGTTGGCCCAAACGGACAGCCGCTCCTCAGGCAGATGGGATTGGTCAATCGAATTCCCCTACCACCAGAATTAGTAGAACATTTCGGGCACATGCAAAGCTACTGCATGATGGGGCTTTTCCCTCTCATTCAACGTGCGTGGTTGAGCATCGACAGTGATATATATGTTTGGACGTACGAGGACGG GGGTGATCTGTCTTATTTCGATGGCCTGAGCGAACCAATTATTGCTGTCGAGCTAGTTCGACCAAAACCGGGCATCTTTCAACCACACATCCAATACCTCTTGTGCCTTGCCACAACTGtagaaattgttttgttgGGAGTTAGTTTCTCCGGATCCAGTACCAATTACGAAGAAATGCATCTCTTACCTGAACCATTGTTCGCTGTACCAACAGATGGATCCTATATTGTAACCATCACTGGCACAGCCAACGGCCGAATCTTCATGGGAGCAAAAGATGGTTGCATTTACGAATTCTTTTATcag GCTGAGGAGGGATTCTTTAGCCGTAAATGTCGTAAAATCAACCATTCAAAAAGTACATTATCCTACTTGGTTCCATCATTTATCAACGCGGCCTTCAGTGAAGAAGATCCGATTGTGCAAATGGTGCAAGATGAAACCCGTCATATTCTTTACACACGTTCAGAAAAGGGGACCCTTCAAGTCTATGATTTAGGCACAAACGGACAAGCCATGACTCGGGTGGCGGCCATTAATACAAATACCATCGTACAGTCTGCCGCTAATATTGCCAG GACGGTGGATCGTTCCAGCTTTAGGCCATTGATTTGCATTGCGCCCATTGAATCGAGTGAATCGACAAACTTGCATTTGGTGGCCATTACTGCATCTGGTGTACGTCTGTACTTTAGCACATTGACATGGCGTGCATTTAACGAAGCCACGCCTTCTAGCCGGCCAGTAGCCCTTCAACTCGTTCAAGTCCGCTTACCGCCCGGCTATGCGGCCAATGCGTCTCCTCAACGTCCCCAACAAGTCCAGTCGGCCTTGTATTCTCATGGAACAACATTTTTAGCCACTACAACAGCCTCAGAGAACGACGTTGTCTGGACATTGTCCAACTCGCTCTTTCCGGCTGCCCAGCAACTTTCCGAGACTCAAAACACGTTGGGCTTGGACGGCAAGACTTGGGCGTTGGCCGAAGTTACCATCAAAAGGCAAATCGATCCGTCAATCTTTGCTCCTCCAGCACCTGAGCCTCCACTGATTGTGACTCAACATGCAGCTGGACCtcgaaaattcattttcctaACGACGCAATGCTGTCACATCGTCACTCAACTGAGGCCGGTTGATATCCTACGTCAATTATTATTCGACGCTTCAGGACCGGACAGTACGGCCGTTCGGGCCTTTTTCCAGGTTCTACGAGAAGATCAAGCCTGTGCCACTGCCCTCATTTTGGCATGTTCAACAAGCGTACAGGACTCCCAGCTGGCCGACTGGGCTGCCCGCGCGTTCTTCCTTCTTGGTGGTGACGTCAAAGTCTCACCATCTCATCTGGCTCACCCCGTTTCATCTCCTACCTCTCCTTTCGTTGTCAACTCGCCCGCCCATCTGAACAGCACGCCCAGCAATTTCCATCATCAACCATCGCATTTTACTTTCAGTTCGCCTGAATCTGGTGGAGTGGGGGCATTCAACCCCAATGCCATTTCGACCCCTCAAATGCAACCTTACTCGCCCCATTCGAATACCGTCGTGACGGGCAGTGGCGGGTCAGACATGACCGACTATCAATTCTCTGGCCGGCATAACGGACTTTACCTTTATCTCGGACGCATATTGAGGCCCCTTTGGCTGATGCCGCTGGCCAGAGATGTAGGCAAACCACATCAACCGTTGCTGGACAGTGTTGTTAATAGTGAAGAATTGCTAACTGTGCTGGGCCAACTTAATGCTCTTAAAGGATTCGTTCATGCCAATATTCATCAAAACGGCCATCAGCCTTGTGAGAAGGGCCGTCTTCAG GAAGCTCAAATGCAGGAGAGAAAATCGCTGTTGGCAATGAAGCAATTGCTGGATCATACCGTCGAAGTCCTTGCTCTTTGGAAAGTGTTGTGCGATCATCAATTGCATTTGCTGGGCCAATCTTTGACATCTGAAATGCGCATGTCATTAAAGACTACATTATTCCGCGACCTCATCCTCTCAGGTTGAGACACTTGCATCGGCCTCATCAACTCGCTCATCCATCGCTACTTGGATGACGCGGCCAGCACGGACGCCATCAGCGACAAATTGCGACAAGTCTGCCCGTCTCTTTATCGCAATGAG GATGCTCTATGCACTAAAGTTAATGAACAACTTCTGAAGGCTCGAACGGCCACTATGAATCGCATGGACAAGGAACGTTTGCTGGAACAAACACTGGAGACGTGTAAACAAATTCCAGCCCGCATTAATTTGGCCCATGTTTGCCAGCAATTATCTGCATGTCATTATTTCGGAGGCGTGGTGGAACTCTGTTGCGTTGTAGCTGAGAAGCTGGACCCTCAACATCGTGCCCAGCAATGCTACAGCGGCCAACAAGAAGATCCTGCAGCTGTAGAGGCCCTTTTGGCTCGTAAAAATTGCTATCAGCAAATGTGCCAAGTTTTGCAAAAACTCTACACTGCCGCTGCGTGCCATCCTCAATCGCCCAGCGTTCCAAAATCACCCGGCCCGATTACCCAAACCGCCCCACAAGGTTACGATGAGGGTCTAAGCCCATTGGAAGCCCAACGTCTAGCAGACGAAACTCTTTCTCTCGCTTTACAATCAGATGACGAATTGTGTCACGTGGCCATTTTCGATTGGCTGACGGACAACAAATGGGACGACAAATTGCTGGAAATTCAATCGCCGCATTTGGAGAATTACCTCAAGAGGCAAACAGTTGGACAG GTtaatcaacagcagcagacgGATTTAGTTGCAAAATACGATCTGTTGTGGAAATTTTATGAAAAGAGTGGGCAGTTTATCGCTGCTGCACGTGTTCTTTCACGTCTAGCTGATGCCCACAGCACGGCCATAAGTCTTCCGATGAGAATCGAATATCTTTCGAGGGCCATTGTTTGTGCACGAGCAGCTGAGACGAGCTCATTCGGTAACGCCGTCCAGGGCCAGTTTCTCTACGAAATGGAAGAGAAGATGGACGTGGCCAAAGTCCAGTCGCAAGTGCTGGAAGCTGTCTCTAGATTGCCCAGTCGTGATGCCGACACCATCAGCCGTTTACATTCCGACCTGCTGGACGTGACTCAACTCTACGAACAATTCGCCGAACCCCAGGGCCTTTGGGAATGCAAATTGGCCATTTTGCACTGTGCCAATCATTACGACGCGGCCCTTGTGACCAGCATTTGGCAGAACGTCATCAATGCTGAAGTCAAGAAATTGAATAATGCAGATACTGAAACTAAACTGGCCACTCTGGGTAGCAAAATGAAAACGCTAGGTAGAACTTATGCCCAGTCTGAGCAATTTTTCCCGTTGGAATTCCTCGTTAAAACATTGGAAACATATTCAGTTCGCTGGAATGGCCCaccag GCTGGGTCGTTTCCATCATGCTGACGGCTGGAGTATCGTTCCAGCGTGTTTTTGCCGTTTATAATCGCTTGTACGGTGCAAAGGATGTCGTTTGGCAAGCGGAGGGCAAACCCAACCACTTGCTCCAAGTGCTGGCCGACATGTTGAATCGACTGGTGGATACGTCTAATGGAGGCTTGGCAGCTCTCGTGCCGACAGCCGATCGTCGAGCTCTGATTGGACAGTGTGTCGAGGCCGTTGGGGTCTATTTGACAGATCTCTTCTGCACGACTCACGCCACATCACCTGCCCTCATAGCCGAATTCCGTACTCTTCAAGGTAAGTTGGAGCTTTTGTAA
- the LOC130691788 gene encoding uncharacterized protein LOC130691788 codes for MAPIKQNGMSDYEMQRAKNMEENRRILESIRQEQIYKYEALQPVKQKERKPAEPRPKKKPRVETVAGPEGVEAETNISGIRKSSRISGKTAEYSRGLKDEDSDDKDYEEEYYDDDSDEEDGEGRKRKRVRGPQQKIVIPKNRVNFYGAVPGVEIGRIWEMRMQCSADGVMRPPVAGIHGGPEGAYSIALSGGYEDDVDLGDCFTYTGEGGRALSGTKAKPKNLRTAPQSKDQTLTKGNLALSLNIETRKPVRVIRGYKSNTEFSPEYGYRYDGLYSVEKYWLCVGKSGFKVYKFALRRCPDQAPPPWVTNKKTKVQEEPVEKKEDDKENCNNDLQSSPSPSE; via the exons ATGGCGCCTATTAAACAAAATGGAATGAGCGATTACGAAATGCAACGGGCTAAAAATATGGAAGAAAATCGTCGAATTTTGGAAAGCATTCGTCAAGAACAG ATTTACAAATATGAAGCTTTACAGCCAGTTAAGCAAAAGGAGAGGAAACCTGCTGAACCGAGACCTAAAAAGAAACCTCGAGTTGAAACAGTAGCGGGCCCTGAAGGTGTTGAGGCTGAAACTAACATTAGTGGTATAAGGAAATCTTCGAGAATCTCTGGAAAG ACTGCCGAATATTCAAGAGGTTTGAAAGATGAAGATTCAGATGACAAAGATTATGAGGAAGAGTATTACGACGATGACTCAGATGAAGAAGACGGTGAaggccgaaaaagaaaacgtgtgaGAGGACCACAACAGAAGATTGTGATACCAAAAAATCGTGTCAACTTTTATGGTGCTGTTCCAGGAGTAGAGATTGGGAGAATTTGGGAAATGAGAATGCAATGCTCTGCTGATGGAGTCATGCGGCCTCCTGTAGCTGGAATTCATGGAG GTCCCGAAGGAGCTTACTCGATTGCCCTTTCTGGCGGCTACGAAGATGATGTCGATCTTGGTGATTGTTTCACTTACACAGGCGAAGGTGGCCGAGCACTCAGTGGCACCAAAGCTAAACCTAAAAATCTACGAACTGCCCCACAGAGCAAAGACCAAACGTTAACAAAAGGCAATTTGGCCCTCAGTTTAAACATCGAAACAAGGAAACCTGTTCGCGTAATTCGAGGATACAAATCCAATACTGAATTCTCTCCTGAATATGGCTACCGTTATGATG GTTTGTATTCCGTGGAGAAGTATTGGTTGTGCGTTGGCAAGTCTGGTTTTAAAGTATACAAATTTGCTTTGAGAAGATGCCCAGATCAAGCTCCTCCTCCTTGGGTGActaataagaaaacaaaagtacaAGAAGAACCagtggaaaagaaagaagatgataaagaaaattgtaataaCGATCTTCAATCTAGTCCGTCTCCATCAGAATGA